The stretch of DNA CGCGCTGCTCGGCTGGACCGCCGTCGACCTCACCGCTGCCCCAGCCGCCTTCGTCTCGGGCCGGCCGGTCGGGTCGAGGACCGGCACCGTCTGGCCGCGGCTCGACCGCGGCGGCTCGTTCCTCAAGGGGGTCTGACCATGGCCGCCATCACCGACGACATCCTGCGGGAGCTCCTGGCCGGCGTCCTCGCGACGACGCCGTCCGAGCTCTGGCTGATGCTGCACGGCGCCAGGGTCGCCTGCGTCGGCGCGCGGCAGAAGGCCTGCGAGCAGGCGCTCGCCCGGCTCGGCTACCGCAAGGTGCCGGTCCATCCGCTCCGTCTCAGCCGCGACGGCTTCGAGTGGCAGCGCGACCCCTGGCCGTCCGACGACCGCTGGCCGGACCTCTCCGACGACCCGGTCCTGCTGGAGATCGTCGAGCGCTACATCGTCTGGCGCATCGCCAGCAGCGCCGGGGAGGCTGGCCATGGCCGGACTTGACGAGCTCGCAAAGCGGCTCGACCGCATCGCGGTCGAGGTCGAGGGCAACGTCGAGCGGGCGGTCAAGGACTGCGCCGGGGCCGTCCTTCGCTCCGTGGTCGATGCGACGCCAGTCGACACCGGCTATGCCCGCTCGAATTGGACGCCCGAGCTCGATCGGGCGTTCGAGGGGCTGTTCCCCGCGAGGGTACCGGGTAAGGCGGGCTCGACGGCGGAGGCGACCGCCGCCGCGACCGTGGAGGCCGGATTGCCGACCATCGAGGCATTCGACTTGAGCCGGAACGCCGAGATC from Prosthecomicrobium sp. N25 encodes:
- a CDS encoding HK97 gp10 family phage protein; its protein translation is MAGLDELAKRLDRIAVEVEGNVERAVKDCAGAVLRSVVDATPVDTGYARSNWTPELDRAFEGLFPARVPGKAGSTAEATAAATVEAGLPTIEAFDLSRNAEIHITNNAPHIGALNDGHSRQAPADFVRLAVLDGLAAVRGARVLPD